One Phoenix dactylifera cultivar Barhee BC4 chromosome 14, palm_55x_up_171113_PBpolish2nd_filt_p, whole genome shotgun sequence DNA window includes the following coding sequences:
- the LOC103714275 gene encoding protein SMAX1-LIKE 3-like: MRAGGCTVQQALTSEAASIVKQAINLARRRGHAQVTPLHVANTMLSSSTGLLRAACLQSHSHPLQCKALELCFNVALNRLPASTASTPILGPPHHHHHHHPSLSNALVAAFKRAQAHQRRGSIESQQQPLLAVKIELEQLIISILDDPSVSRVMREAGFSSTQVKSNVEQAVSLDVCAPSPSNSSPSKPKEVTSPFTIPPQATKPRPLDQLRRSEDVTSVLETLVSRKKRSLVIVGECLASTEGVVRGVMDRVDKGEVHEVLRNLQFIPLPLFSFGHMSREEVDQKVGELRCLVKSCVGRGAVLYFGDLKWAAEYRASCGEKGRNYYCPVEHVIMEIASLACGGIGGESSSSPRFWLMGIATYQTYMKCRIGHPSLEALWGLQPLTIPAGSLGLSLSCDSDPQSHLKSKRNRDGSCWSLLEDGLGSQLTCCADCSIKFETEARSLPNTSNSSHGSIISSLPSWLQQYKTENERTASNDQGRLQLTDLCKKWNSICSTSHRNQHYPSEMTLNFSSASPSSSSISSYDLRYPMLHQGHQSWSLSLEARHPWREHQLWISEAIDEGFESNSRIYSQEHVGQRTSPLSLSNPKYKPNSTSSTGTMEMETLPKFKELTAQNLKTLCNALEKQVPWQKEIIPDIASTILQCRSRMMRRKEKSKSAWPKEETWLFFQGGDTEGKEKITKELASLVFGSPTSFISIGLSTFASTRSDSSDDLRNKRSRAEVSHAYLERLFEAIRQNPHRVILMEDIEQVDYYSQMGIKTAIEKGRIQSYNGEEVGVDDAIIILSCESFDSRSRVCSPPVKQKAESEDEKEESCEEIGACLCLDLNLCAGDEDAEVCSFDGVGFLQLVDGTFFFKLPEDL; the protein is encoded by the exons ATGAGGGCAGGAGGTTGCACAGTGCAACAAGCTCTAACCTCCGAGGCAGCGAGCATAGTGAAGCAAGCCATTAACCTTGCACGTCGGCGAGGGCACGCCCAAGTGACCCCGCTCCATGTTGCCAACACCATGCTCTCCTCCTCCACGGGCCTCCTCCGCGCCGCCTGCCTCCAGTCCCATTCCCACCCCCTCCAGTGCAAGGCACTCGAGCTGTGCTTCAACGTGGCCCTCAACCGCCTCCCCGCCTCCACCGCCTCCACCCCAATCCTCGGTCCCCCCCAtcaccatcaccaccaccatCCATCCCTCTCCAATGCCCTTGTCGCCGCCTTCAAGCGTGCCCAGGCTCACCAGCGCCGTGGTTCCATCGAGAGCCAGCAGCAGCCGCTGCTCGCGGTCAAGATCGAGCTGGAGCAGCTCATCATCTCCATCCTCGACGACCCCAGCGTGAGTCGAGTCATGAGGGAGGCTGGCTTCTCCAGTACCCAAGTGAAGAGCAACGTGGAGCAGGCTGTTTCTTTGGATGTATGTGCACCCTCTCCTTCTAACTCTAGTCCTAGCAAGCCCAAAGAGGTCACCAGCCCTTTCACCATCCCTCCCCAAGCGACCAAACCTAGGCCTTTGGATCAATTGAGGAGGAGCGAGGATGTGACGAGCGTTCTGGAGACGTTGGTAAGCAGGAAGAAGAGGAGTCTTGTGATAGTAGGGGAGTGCTTAGCTTCCACTGAGGGAGTTGTCAGAGGGGTGATGGATAGAGTGGACAAAGGAGAAGTGCATGAGGTTCTAAGAAATCTACAGTTCATACCTCTCCCACTCTTCTCTTTCGGGCACATGTCCAGAGAGGAAGTCGATCAAAAGGTTGGGGAGCTGAGGTGCCTCGTGAAGAGTTGTGTCGGGAGAGGAGCTGTGCTCTACTTTGGGGATCTCAAATGGGCTGCTGAGTATAGGGCTAGCTGCGGGGAAAAGGGAAGGAACTATTATTGTCCCGTGGAGCATGTGATCATGGAGATTGCGAGTCTGGCCTGTGGTGGCATCGGAGGAGAGAGTAGTAGTTCTCCGAGGTTTTGGCTCATGGGAATTGCAACGTACCAGACTTACATGAAGTGCAGGATCGGACATCCTTCACTGGAGGCTCTCTGGGGTCTTCAGCCTCTTACCATTCCTGCCGGCAGTTTGGGACTAAGCCTCAGTTGTGACAG TGATCCACAAAGCCATTTGAAAAGCAAGAGGAATAGAGATGGGTCTTGTTGGTCATTGTTAGAAGATGGACTGGGGAGTCAGCTCACTTGCTGCGCCGATTGTTCCATCAAGTTTGAAACTGAGGCTCGAAGCCTTCCAAACACTTCTAACAGTAGCCATGGCTCAATCATCTCAAGTTTACCTTCATGGCTCCAACAATACAAGACAGAGAACGAAAGGACAGCTAGCAACGACCAG GGCCGGCTTCAACTTACAGATCTTTGCAAGAAGTGGAACTCAATATGCAGTACATCCCACAGAAATCAGCATTATCCATCTGAAATGACTCTAAATTTCTCTTcagcttctccttcttcttcatccatCTCTTCGTATGATCTCCGCTACCCCATGTTGCACCAGGGCCACCAGTCTTGGTCATTGTCACTTGAGGCCAGACATCCATGGAGGGAGCACCAGCTCTGGATATCAGAAGCTATTGATGAAGGCTTTGAGTCCAACTCGAGAATCTACTCCCAAGAACACGTGGGGCAAAGGACTTCACCCTTGTCCTTGTCTAACCCTAAGTACAAACCTAATTCAACTTCTTCAACTGGCACCATGGAGATGGAGACTCTCCCTAAGTTCAAGGAGCTCACTGCTCAGAATCTAAAGACCTTGTGCAACGCATTAGAGAAACAAGTTCCATGGCAGAAAGAAATCATCCCAGACATTGCAAGCACCATCCTCCAATGCAGATcaaggatgatgaggaggaaaGAGAAGTCAAAGTCAGCCTGGCCCAAGGAAGAGACATGGTTATTCTTTCAAGGAGGTGACAccgaaggaaaagagaagataaCTAAAGAGCTAGCGAGCCTTGTCTTTGGTTCTCCCACCAGCTTCATTTCTATTGGACTCAGCACCTTTGCATCAACTCGGTCCGATTCCTCTGATGACCTCCGAAATAAAAGGTCAAGGGCAGAAGTGAGCCATGCGTATCTTGAGAGACTCTTTGAGGCGATTCGTCAGAACCCGCACCGCGTTATTCTGATGGAAGATATCGAGCAAGTTGACTATTACTCCCAAATGGGAATTAAGACAGCTATCGAGAAAGGGAGGATACAGAGCTACAATGGTGAGGAAGTTGGTGTTGATGATGCTATCATCATCTTAAGTTGCGAGAGCTTCGACTCGAGATCAAGGGTTTGCTCTCCTCCAGTTAAGCAGAAGGCAGAGAGTGAGGATGAGAAGGAAGAATCATGCGAGGAGATAGGTGCATGTCTTTGTTTAGATTTAAATCTTTGTGCCGGAGATGAAGATGCGGAGGTTTGTTCCTTTGATGGTGTAGGGTTTCTCCAATTGGTGGATGGCACGTTCTTTTTTAAATTGCCGGAGGACTTGTAG
- the LOC103714274 gene encoding nuclear speckle splicing regulatory protein 1-like — protein sequence MKKYGLQLRIPPGQQKPAATKPTLRPPSAFGDDDEDDVEREISRQASKNKALQKIEEQHKKALEEDPSVFDYDGVYDEMKEKIARPKIQDRAERKSKYIETLMRKAKEREVEHEITYERKLLKERSKDDHLHADKEKFVTSAYRKKLAEQAKWLEEEKLRQIREEKEDVTKKSDLSDFYFGLNKNVAFGAQLEERAKPNKQDRANNSTHETEGRLSETKGLVQSTRDREEASTQDSQPETSRRSENHSEQAAVVTAPEVPTTHATTEEDTKADQALPAHAAEHYKRSEDALAAARERYLARKRAREQ from the exons aTGAAGAAGTACGGACTCCAGCTCCGGATTCCGCCGGGCCAGCAGAAGCCGGCGGCGACGAAGCCCACCCTCCGTCCTCCGTCGGCCTTCGGCGACGACGACGAGGACGACGTCGAGCGGGAGATCTCTCGCCAAGCTTCTAAGAACAAAGCCCTCCAGAAG atagaagaacAGCACAAGAAGGCCCTGGAGGAGGACCCTTCGGTGTTCGACTACGATGGGGTGTACGACGAGATGAAAGAGAAGATCGCCCGCCCCAAAATTCAAGATCGCGCCGAGAGGAAG TCAAAGTACATAGAAACACTTATGCGAAAAGCAAAAGAACGTGAGGTTGAACATGAAATAACATATGAGAGGAAGCTGttaaaagagagaagcaaagatGATCATCTCCATGCAGATAAGGAGAAGTTTGTGACAAGTGCCTATAGAAAGAAGCTTGCAGAGCAGGCAAAATGGTTGGAAGAAGAGAAGTTGCGCCAAATTCGTGAGGAAAAGGAGGAT GTAACAAAGAAGAGTGACTTGAGTGACTTCTACTTTGGCCTCAACAAGAATGTAGCCTTCGGTGCACAGTTGGAAGAGAGGGCAAAGCCTAATAAACAAGATCGAGCAAATAATAGTACCCATGAAACTGAAGGTAGGCTATCAGAAACTAAAGGTCTCGTGCAGTCTACTCGAGATAGAGAGGAAGCTTCTACTCAAGATAGTCAGCCTGAGACTTCTCGTCGCTCTGAGAACCATTCTGAGCAAGCTGCTGTGGTAACAGCACCAGAGGTTCCTACAACACATGCCACTACGGAAGAGGACACTAAAGCTGATCAGGCATTGCCTGCTCATGCAGCAGAACACTACAAGAGAAGCGAAGATGCACTGGCTGCAGCAAGAGAACGATATCTGGCCCGCAAGAGAGCAAGAGAACAATAA